From the genome of Anaerolineales bacterium, one region includes:
- the mce gene encoding methylmalonyl-CoA epimerase, whose amino-acid sequence MTTIKRIHHAALVVQDLEAGLKFWRDALGLKLDHIEDVPEQESRVAFLPVGDGEIELVLPTTDDSGIARYLAKRGPGIHHLCLEVDDLPAALEQLRQHGIRLIHEQPVAAAGGRRAAFIHPESTGGVLVELYE is encoded by the coding sequence ATGACCACGATCAAACGCATCCACCACGCCGCCCTCGTCGTTCAGGATCTCGAGGCCGGCCTGAAGTTCTGGCGCGACGCCCTCGGCCTCAAGCTGGATCACATCGAGGACGTACCCGAACAGGAGTCACGCGTGGCCTTCCTGCCCGTCGGCGACGGTGAGATCGAGTTGGTCCTGCCGACGACGGACGACAGCGGCATCGCCCGCTACCTGGCCAAGCGCGGCCCGGGGATCCATCACCTGTGTCTGGAAGTCGATGACCTGCCGGCGGCCCTGGAGCAGCTGCGGCAGCATGGCATCCGATTGATCCACGAGCAGCCGGTGGCGGCCGCCGGCGGCAGGCGGGCCGCCTTCATCCACCCCGAGAGCACCGGCGGCGTCCTGGTCGAGCTGTACGAGTAG